One genomic region from Zalophus californianus isolate mZalCal1 chromosome 2, mZalCal1.pri.v2, whole genome shotgun sequence encodes:
- the LOC113924634 gene encoding uncharacterized protein C12orf73-like: MPAGMSWATYLKMFTASLLTMCAGAKAVHRYYWPDLTIPEIPPKPGELKMELLGLKERQHEPQISQQ, translated from the coding sequence ATGCCCGCGGGCATGTCCTGGGCCACGTATCTGAAAATGTTCACTGCCAGCCTCCTGACCATGTGCGCCGGGGCCAAAGCAGTGCATAGGTACTACTGGCCGGACCTGACAATACCTGAAATTCCACCAAAGCCTGGAGAACTCAAAATGGAGCTTTTGGGACTGAAAGAGAGACAACATGAACCTCAAATTTCTCAACAATAG